One window of Bactrocera tryoni isolate S06 chromosome 2, CSIRO_BtryS06_freeze2, whole genome shotgun sequence genomic DNA carries:
- the LOC120769151 gene encoding uncharacterized protein LOC120769151 — protein sequence MRVLYGASDEKFVQLKENLFDGIPIHSKVDKYEYGDVSFLRMEGETFNKNSLPIVFRVSPDTLLNLTSNLVDKLPLPSVYEWTVEDVCRWIRKYGYRHYQNTFRVNLISGRKLLLIDAKALASMNIKNFNDIKHIAYGIRQLFHYEMTKFMRSIALPSQYYYELYKLFRKKTGRTYDITKRTELWRRMQLIRESKPYLSHWETLEHWLAHTHEPEGAEIIGGTPHYRLYECKTAKRTTKHFPPRKGAIICTCMPPCFCHHKDTHFQPPTVFTLLKSTRAPDVNYVCHKKSCGDHMPPCTCHWKSANFKFEQILSCLRRELPLRYGPDHRRQTQMHSFMNGSVLSRTTLI from the exons atgcgGGTATTATATGGAGCTTCCGATGAAAAGTTCGTGCAATTGAAGGAGAATCTATTCGACGGAATACCTATACATTCTAAAGTAGACAAATATGAATATGGTGATGTTTCATTTCTCAGAATGGAAGGCGAAACTTTCAACAAAAACTCATTACCCATCGTTTTTCGAGTTTCGCCCGATACTTTGCTCAATCTAACATCGAATTTGGTAGATAAATTGCCATTACCGTCGGTGTATGAGTGGACAGTTGAGGATGTCTGTAGGTGGATAAGGAAATATGGCTATCGACATTACCAG AACACCTTTCGTGTCAACCTTATTTCGGGACGCAAACTATTGCTGATTGATGCGAAGGCTCTCGCATCgatgaatataaaaaacttcAACGATATCAAGCATATAGCTTACGGCATTCGACAACTGTTCCACTATGAGATGACGAAATTTATGCGCAGTATCGCATTACCGTCACAATACTACTACGAGTTGTACAAACTCTTTCGCAAAAAGACCGGCCGCACTTACGATATAACCAAACGCACCGAATTATGGCGTCGCATGCAATTGATACGTGAGAGTAAACCATATCTCTCACATTGGGAAACACTGGAACATTGGCTAGCGCATACTCATGAACCCGAAGGTGCCGAGATCATTGGCGGTACACCACACTACCGACTCTATGAATGCAAGACGGCCAAACGGACAACAAAACATTTCCCACCAAGGAAAGGAGCAATCATATGCACTTGTATGCCGCCATGCTTTTGCCATCACAAGGATACACATTTCCAACCACCCACAGTATTCACATTACTTAAGTCCACACGTGCTCCCGATGTTAATTATGTTTGTCATAAGAAATCTTGTGGAGACCATATGCCACCATGCACTTGTCACTGGAAATCTGCGAATTTCAAATTTGAACAAATATTATCTTGTTTGCGTCGAGAATTACCCCTTCGATATGGCCCGGACCATAGACGTCAAACTCAAATGCACTCGTTCATGAATGGAAGTGTGCTGAGCCGAACGACCCTAATATAA